A genomic segment from Gammaproteobacteria bacterium encodes:
- a CDS encoding DUF1998 domain-containing protein: ALADYATRIFQSVFDASGVIGETRQDANAYLGDNLIEYSFYPAEGLTNRLDPYRFDSVADYIAAQYALMFPDQPPADPRDPQWRGALGASLKKHLLFHNLLRLLGENPRSLQDIVFGLSRTLPGGEARASTNRILDSLCALISWARDPQDVGRPLLQLRMQLWTRELRRMVMRVPSGATIAGEVPPVGAGDPEAMTPELTFADDHGSDKDALFLPLVQCSECRATAWAGYKPAAEGQLKSDLRAIYNAFFQRQPELRLLFPLLPDESPPAARGVVNGLCGACGHLQMDTDGSCRACGRETLQRVYLPELQKEKTRRGSRALISEHLCPVCGATDSMMVFGARTATLSSVAIHHAYATQYNDDKKLITFSDSVQDAAHRAGFFGARTWQNNIRMAMAQALDASGRQEIGLSEFYTWLPRYWSDAAVNPGAFDGRRFVAEFIAPNMLWYRDYEALVLDGSLPRGSGLFADVCKRLEWEVLAEFGYRSRIGRSLERTGTAALGILEEPVAASAARIAPVLIEELGLRDLERRDLDRFLWGLLLHLKEKGAIWHRFLDTYIEHGGRAYLLTRLTYLPPFAEHSTAPVFVTDAHRHSRFERLIRRQGRSWYQNWCLKVLCPGPLSPQGVEAPVYEEVMRTLTEEGVLKRFEARGAGVWGLNPDVLYLGRAVVPLATEGRRSQLAVPEKMVGVLEEMPSLVTNDPGTYARQRERDHWLETLYLHGEIHRVVAAEHTGLLEREAREALESRFITGSEPWQPNLLSATPTLEMGIDIGDLSSVLLCSVPPTQSNYLQRIGRAGRKDGNAFSMAVANARPHDLYFYADPLEMMAGRVEPPGVFLNASAVVARQLMAYCMDGWVASGIDESAIPATLRNVLDHVEQGDLKRFPFTFLDWVKENAPDLLDGFLGLFAGDFTERTQSTLRHALFGDSQDVESVEMRIVKRLHELVVERGRLRSRIDALKRQIDRMKRQPTDPSTEKVLEDAAGERQGLLAVLRAINGRDTFNFLTDEGLMPNYAFPEAGVTLRSVIYRRRPDPAEGESRYENQVYEYERPGAAAISEFAPYNRFYAGGRHVRIEQIDLGLSEIENWRFCPACTHAENLATRDVHDRCPRCGDVLWSDIGQRRQMVRLRQVMANTSDRDSRIGDESEDREPVFYTRQMLADFSLDDVEVAYRVANDALPFGFEFVRRSGFREINFGEYGIGPEPSVIAGREAQRPGFRLCRHCGMVQDGSRQGQKHAFTCKARNQDDEENLVECLYLYREFSSEAIRILMPGSSMGSDDRTLNSFIAAIQLGLKRKFGGQVDHLRLLSYDEPEREGSGRRHYLMLFDSVPGGTGYLQELMRSSRQLLEVFELARDTMVRCECNHTDSDGCYHCLYAYRNSYGMETTSRDTAVSLLNEILEAGDRFESVATISDIQSNPVLDSELEARFVEALRRFTSGDMDVQLQPQVVNGKPGYFLRVGECVYTIEPQVKVGPADGVQFPSKPDFMLRSARTGEDFKPVAVFLDGYEYHRDKLADDTAKRLAIVQSGRYLQWSLTWNDVNAQFAKSAIQSRNPFVEGLRPRMRGLQEELAGRLGIGDLAKVASQPPLTQLMRYLENPDSRAWTGLAFCRCLGWFDQGAMRGGTVRERFENWFASNGSEEFSQALAALPADRAYGGLAWDREDDPLSVRCVLPLEALGQGGAGPKPDFMGGSVSFDDSRDFEPDVHKAAWQGLLRAWNLLQFLPSFGFFSTRGCAAGVYEPVPWRYAWDVTKPKTAAPPGTVSAVLDAVLEEAVEAVHDGLRRLSESGYRLPSVAYELQDEGGEIVGEAELAWAREKIAGLLADQREFGPMFESSGWRILVLDSENQWVGVVSDLLGGQ, encoded by the coding sequence TGCGCTGGCGGATTACGCAACGCGCATCTTCCAGTCCGTGTTCGACGCCTCGGGCGTCATCGGTGAGACACGTCAGGACGCGAACGCCTATCTCGGGGACAACCTGATCGAGTATTCCTTCTATCCCGCGGAGGGCCTGACGAATCGGCTCGACCCCTACCGATTCGACTCCGTGGCGGACTATATCGCCGCGCAGTACGCGCTGATGTTCCCGGATCAACCCCCGGCGGACCCGCGTGACCCGCAATGGCGGGGCGCGCTCGGGGCCTCGCTTAAGAAACACCTGCTGTTCCACAACCTGCTTCGGCTGCTGGGTGAGAACCCGCGCTCGCTGCAGGACATTGTGTTCGGACTGTCCCGGACCCTGCCCGGCGGCGAGGCCAGAGCGTCCACCAACAGGATCCTGGACAGTCTCTGCGCGTTGATCTCCTGGGCGCGCGACCCGCAAGACGTGGGACGGCCACTGCTGCAGCTGCGGATGCAGCTCTGGACGCGTGAGCTCCGGCGCATGGTGATGCGCGTACCCTCCGGCGCTACTATCGCCGGAGAGGTTCCCCCGGTCGGCGCGGGAGACCCCGAGGCAATGACGCCGGAACTGACCTTCGCCGACGACCACGGATCGGACAAGGACGCGCTGTTCCTGCCGCTGGTGCAGTGTTCCGAGTGCCGCGCCACCGCCTGGGCGGGCTACAAGCCCGCCGCCGAGGGGCAGCTCAAGTCCGACCTGCGCGCGATCTACAACGCCTTCTTTCAGCGTCAACCGGAGCTGAGGCTGCTTTTCCCGCTGCTGCCCGATGAGTCGCCGCCCGCCGCGCGCGGCGTCGTCAACGGGCTGTGCGGCGCCTGCGGCCATCTTCAGATGGACACGGATGGGTCCTGCCGGGCCTGCGGGCGGGAGACGCTGCAACGCGTCTACCTGCCCGAACTCCAGAAGGAGAAGACGCGCCGGGGTTCCAGGGCGTTGATCAGCGAGCATCTCTGTCCGGTCTGCGGCGCCACCGACAGCATGATGGTCTTCGGAGCGAGGACCGCGACCCTGTCTAGCGTAGCCATCCATCACGCCTACGCGACGCAGTACAACGACGACAAGAAACTGATCACGTTCTCCGACTCCGTACAGGACGCCGCGCACCGCGCCGGGTTCTTCGGGGCGAGGACCTGGCAGAACAACATCCGCATGGCGATGGCCCAGGCGCTGGACGCGAGCGGTCGTCAGGAGATCGGGTTGAGCGAGTTCTACACCTGGCTTCCCCGGTACTGGTCGGACGCTGCCGTGAATCCCGGCGCCTTCGACGGGCGACGATTCGTTGCCGAGTTCATCGCGCCCAACATGCTCTGGTATCGGGACTATGAGGCCCTGGTCCTGGATGGCTCCCTGCCCCGGGGCAGCGGCCTTTTCGCCGACGTCTGCAAGCGGCTGGAATGGGAGGTCCTGGCTGAGTTCGGTTACCGTTCGCGAATCGGCAGGTCGCTGGAACGAACCGGCACGGCGGCGCTGGGGATTCTCGAGGAACCGGTCGCGGCGTCGGCGGCGCGGATCGCACCGGTACTGATCGAGGAACTGGGTCTGCGAGACCTCGAGCGCCGCGATCTGGACCGGTTCCTGTGGGGCCTGCTGCTGCATCTCAAGGAAAAGGGGGCGATCTGGCACCGTTTTCTCGATACCTATATCGAACACGGAGGGAGAGCCTATCTCCTGACGAGGCTGACCTATCTGCCGCCCTTCGCCGAGCATTCCACCGCGCCCGTGTTCGTGACCGATGCGCACCGGCATTCCAGGTTCGAGAGACTCATTCGAAGGCAGGGCAGGAGCTGGTACCAGAACTGGTGCCTCAAGGTGCTGTGTCCGGGTCCCCTGTCGCCACAAGGGGTCGAGGCCCCGGTTTACGAGGAGGTCATGCGGACCCTGACCGAGGAAGGGGTGCTGAAGCGCTTCGAGGCGAGGGGGGCGGGTGTCTGGGGCCTGAATCCGGATGTCCTGTACCTCGGTCGAGCAGTCGTTCCCCTGGCGACGGAAGGGCGCCGAAGTCAACTCGCCGTCCCGGAGAAAATGGTTGGCGTGCTGGAGGAAATGCCGTCCCTGGTGACTAACGATCCCGGGACGTATGCCCGGCAGCGCGAGCGGGACCACTGGCTGGAAACCCTGTACCTTCACGGCGAGATCCACCGCGTCGTGGCCGCGGAACATACGGGACTGCTGGAGCGCGAGGCGCGCGAGGCACTGGAGTCGCGTTTCATCACGGGCAGTGAGCCCTGGCAACCGAACCTACTGTCGGCCACCCCGACGCTCGAGATGGGTATCGACATCGGGGACCTGTCCTCGGTGCTGTTGTGCTCGGTTCCCCCGACGCAGTCGAATTACCTGCAGCGCATCGGCCGCGCCGGGCGTAAGGACGGCAACGCCTTCAGCATGGCCGTGGCCAATGCCCGACCACACGACCTGTATTTCTACGCGGACCCGCTAGAGATGATGGCGGGCCGGGTGGAGCCGCCGGGGGTCTTTCTGAACGCCTCGGCCGTGGTCGCGCGACAACTGATGGCGTACTGCATGGACGGGTGGGTGGCCTCGGGGATCGACGAATCCGCGATTCCGGCGACCCTGCGAAACGTGCTCGATCACGTCGAGCAGGGCGACTTGAAGCGGTTCCCCTTCACGTTCCTGGACTGGGTGAAGGAAAACGCGCCGGACCTGCTGGACGGTTTTCTCGGCCTGTTCGCCGGGGATTTCACCGAGCGTACGCAATCGACGCTGCGCCACGCCCTGTTCGGAGACAGCCAGGACGTCGAAAGCGTCGAGATGCGAATCGTCAAGCGTCTCCACGAACTGGTCGTCGAGCGCGGGCGACTGCGCAGCCGCATCGACGCGTTAAAGCGGCAGATCGATCGGATGAAGCGTCAGCCTACCGATCCTTCCACCGAAAAGGTGCTGGAGGATGCAGCCGGGGAGCGGCAGGGCCTGCTGGCGGTGCTGCGCGCGATCAACGGGCGCGATACCTTCAATTTCCTTACCGATGAAGGCCTGATGCCCAACTACGCGTTCCCGGAGGCCGGGGTGACTTTGCGCTCGGTGATATACCGCCGCAGGCCAGACCCGGCCGAAGGAGAAAGCCGCTACGAGAACCAGGTCTACGAATACGAACGACCCGGTGCGGCCGCGATCAGCGAGTTCGCACCCTACAATCGGTTCTACGCCGGCGGCCGACATGTACGTATCGAGCAGATCGACCTCGGACTCTCCGAGATCGAAAACTGGCGTTTCTGCCCGGCCTGCACGCACGCGGAAAACCTCGCGACCAGAGACGTGCACGACCGGTGTCCGCGCTGCGGTGATGTCTTGTGGTCGGATATCGGCCAGAGGCGGCAGATGGTCCGGCTGCGTCAGGTCATGGCCAACACGAGCGATCGCGACAGCCGCATCGGGGACGAATCCGAGGACCGGGAGCCGGTGTTCTACACGCGTCAGATGTTGGCTGATTTCAGTCTCGACGACGTCGAGGTGGCCTACCGCGTCGCCAATGACGCACTGCCGTTCGGGTTCGAATTCGTTCGCAGGTCGGGATTCCGCGAAATCAATTTCGGGGAGTACGGCATCGGGCCCGAGCCCAGCGTGATCGCCGGTCGCGAGGCCCAGCGCCCGGGATTCAGGTTGTGCCGGCATTGCGGCATGGTCCAGGACGGTTCGAGGCAGGGACAGAAGCATGCCTTCACCTGCAAGGCGCGGAACCAGGACGACGAGGAGAACCTGGTCGAGTGCCTCTATTTGTATCGGGAGTTTTCCTCCGAGGCCATCCGGATCCTGATGCCGGGTTCCTCCATGGGCAGCGACGACAGGACACTCAATTCCTTCATCGCCGCGATCCAGCTCGGCCTGAAGCGCAAGTTCGGCGGGCAGGTCGATCACCTGCGCCTGCTTTCCTACGACGAACCGGAGCGTGAGGGAAGCGGCCGTCGCCATTATCTCATGCTGTTCGATTCGGTGCCCGGAGGGACCGGGTACCTGCAGGAACTGATGCGGTCGAGCCGGCAGCTGCTCGAGGTGTTCGAGCTGGCGCGGGACACCATGGTCCGGTGCGAGTGTAACCACACCGACAGCGACGGCTGCTATCACTGCCTCTACGCCTATCGGAACAGTTACGGGATGGAGACGACCTCCCGCGACACCGCCGTATCGTTGCTCAACGAGATCCTGGAGGCCGGAGACCGGTTCGAGTCGGTCGCGACGATCAGCGACATCCAGTCGAACCCCGTTCTGGACAGCGAGCTTGAAGCGCGCTTCGTCGAAGCGCTCCGTCGTTTTACTTCCGGGGACATGGACGTGCAGTTACAGCCCCAGGTGGTCAATGGCAAGCCCGGATATTTTCTGCGTGTCGGCGAGTGTGTGTATACGATCGAGCCTCAGGTGAAGGTGGGGCCCGCGGATGGCGTACAGTTCCCGAGCAAGCCGGACTTCATGTTGCGTTCGGCGCGTACTGGGGAGGACTTCAAGCCGGTTGCCGTGTTTCTCGACGGCTACGAGTATCACCGGGACAAACTCGCGGACGATACCGCCAAGCGTCTGGCGATCGTACAGAGCGGCCGCTATCTGCAGTGGAGCCTCACCTGGAACGACGTCAACGCGCAGTTCGCCAAGTCCGCGATCCAGTCCCGGAACCCGTTTGTCGAGGGCCTTCGACCGCGGATGCGGGGCCTTCAGGAGGAGCTGGCGGGCAGGCTGGGAATCGGGGACCTGGCGAAGGTTGCCAGCCAGCCGCCATTGACGCAGCTGATGCGTTATCTGGAGAACCCCGACTCCCGTGCCTGGACCGGCCTGGCATTCTGCCGGTGCCTCGGCTGGTTCGACCAGGGCGCGATGCGAGGTGGGACGGTACGGGAGCGGTTCGAGAACTGGTTCGCTTCGAACGGGAGCGAGGAATTCAGCCAGGCCCTCGCGGCGTTACCCGCGGATCGCGCCTACGGCGGACTCGCCTGGGACCGCGAGGACGACCCCTTGAGCGTGAGATGCGTGCTTCCGCTCGAAGCGCTGGGTCAAGGGGGTGCGGGTCCCAAGCCGGATTTCATGGGGGGCAGCGTGTCGTTCGACGATTCGCGCGACTTCGAGCCCGATGTTCACAAGGCCGCCTGGCAAGGCCTGCTTCGCGCGTGGAACCTCCTCCAGTTCCTGCCGTCCTTCGGTTTTTTCAGTACGCGAGGGTGCGCCGCAGGGGTGTACGAGCCGGTTCCCTGGCGATACGCCTGGGACGTGACGAAGCCGAAAACGGCGGCGCCCCCGGGGACCGTCTCCGCGGTACTTGACGCGGTACTGGAGGAGGCGGTGGAAGCGGTTCACGACGGATTGAGACGGTTATCCGAATCCGGGTATCGGCTACCCTCCGTCGCGTACGAACTGCAGGATGAGGGCGGGGAAATCGTGGGCGAGGCCGAACTCGCATGGGCGAGAGAAAAGATCGCCGGGCTGTTGGCCGATCAGCGGGAGTTCGGGCCGATGTTCGAGTCGTCGGGGTGGCGGATACTGGTGCTGGATTCGGAAAACCAATGGGTAGGGGTCGTGAGCGACCTCCTGGGGGGACAATAG
- a CDS encoding AAA family ATPase, whose product MAEKPKVAISSDFFTAFARLPKVQHAKVSKFVTNFEKNPNAKGINYEKIANATDKNMRSVRIDQTYRGIVLNPGEGDVYILLWVDHHDAAYDWAMRRQCDINPATGSIQVYEAKTRAGEPAVAQPPASVPGVFDALKDKELVRLGVPEALLPLVKQVTTEGGLDQIENRLPVEAYEGLYLYLAGSRYDEIINEREPLSVPEVDTDDFEKALDRSESRSRFVVVEDELELAAMLNAPLDRWRVFLHPSQYRLVRGTKNGPVRVLGGAGTGKTVVAMHRAKWLAENVATDTKKVLFTTFTRNLATDLEENLRSICTPEQMSRIEVVNLDRWVTRFLRKRKYDYSIAFGKDAEPFWQRALDLKPANANLPDAFFREEWQRVIQPQSIETVDQYKRASRIGRGIALSRSMKVAIWPVFEEYRNQLTIHKKKEVDDAYRDAACLLEHERGVLGYVSVIVDEAQDMGTQAFLLLRKIVPEGANDLFIVGDGHQRIYGRNRVVLGRCGINIRGRSSRLTINYRTTEEIRRWAVSLLEGCSIDDLDGGWDTTAGYKALTHGDQPELRHFETWEQQAGFIVDLLGKSSQDGSPLSHTCAVARIRREVDAIVSFLDGEGIRTQRIEANGSDHGNPEAVRVATMHRVKGLEFDRVILASINDGVVPLQAVTSDRGDPVEARQADLEERSLLYVSVTRAKKEAYVLSYGTKSPYLQSPS is encoded by the coding sequence ATGGCGGAAAAGCCGAAAGTCGCGATTTCCTCCGACTTCTTCACCGCGTTCGCGCGTCTTCCGAAAGTACAGCACGCCAAGGTCAGCAAGTTCGTCACCAACTTCGAGAAGAATCCGAACGCCAAGGGCATCAACTACGAAAAGATCGCCAATGCGACCGACAAGAACATGCGCTCGGTCCGGATCGATCAGACCTACCGGGGGATCGTGCTCAATCCCGGGGAGGGCGATGTCTACATCCTCCTCTGGGTCGACCACCACGACGCGGCCTACGACTGGGCGATGCGTCGCCAATGCGACATCAATCCAGCGACCGGATCCATACAGGTCTACGAGGCGAAGACGCGTGCCGGTGAACCAGCCGTTGCGCAACCCCCCGCTTCGGTGCCGGGCGTGTTCGATGCGTTGAAAGACAAGGAACTCGTCCGCCTCGGGGTACCCGAGGCCCTGCTTCCGCTGGTGAAACAAGTGACAACGGAAGGCGGGCTCGATCAGATCGAGAACCGGCTGCCCGTCGAGGCCTACGAAGGGCTCTACCTCTACCTTGCCGGCAGCCGGTACGATGAGATCATCAACGAGCGGGAACCGCTCTCCGTGCCGGAGGTTGATACGGATGACTTCGAAAAGGCCCTCGACCGCTCGGAGTCGAGATCGCGGTTTGTCGTCGTCGAAGACGAGCTGGAGCTTGCGGCGATGCTCAACGCGCCCCTGGACCGTTGGCGCGTTTTTCTGCATCCCTCGCAGTACCGCCTCGTTCGGGGGACGAAGAACGGTCCGGTAAGGGTCCTCGGTGGCGCCGGTACCGGTAAAACGGTTGTCGCCATGCATCGCGCGAAATGGCTGGCAGAGAACGTCGCCACGGACACGAAAAAGGTCCTGTTCACGACCTTTACCCGAAACCTGGCGACGGATCTCGAGGAGAACCTGCGTTCGATCTGCACGCCGGAACAGATGTCGCGGATCGAGGTCGTCAATCTCGATCGGTGGGTCACGCGATTCCTTCGAAAACGAAAGTACGACTACAGCATCGCTTTCGGGAAGGACGCCGAACCTTTCTGGCAACGCGCCCTGGATCTGAAACCGGCGAACGCCAATTTGCCGGATGCCTTCTTTCGCGAGGAGTGGCAGCGCGTCATCCAGCCCCAGAGTATCGAGACGGTGGATCAGTACAAGCGTGCGTCGCGGATCGGTCGCGGGATCGCCCTGAGCCGTTCGATGAAGGTCGCCATCTGGCCGGTTTTCGAGGAATACCGCAATCAGCTCACGATCCACAAGAAGAAAGAGGTAGACGATGCCTATCGTGACGCCGCGTGCCTACTGGAACATGAGCGGGGCGTGCTGGGATATGTGTCGGTCATCGTCGACGAGGCGCAGGACATGGGCACCCAGGCCTTCCTGCTGCTGAGGAAGATCGTTCCCGAGGGCGCCAACGACCTTTTCATCGTCGGAGACGGACATCAGCGCATCTACGGGCGAAACCGGGTCGTGCTCGGTCGATGCGGCATCAATATCCGTGGGCGATCCAGCCGACTGACGATCAACTACAGAACTACGGAAGAGATTCGGCGCTGGGCGGTCAGCCTGCTGGAGGGGTGCTCTATAGACGATCTCGACGGAGGGTGGGATACCACTGCGGGATACAAGGCGCTGACGCACGGGGACCAACCCGAATTGAGACATTTCGAAACCTGGGAACAACAGGCCGGTTTCATCGTCGATCTGTTGGGTAAGTCATCGCAGGACGGAAGCCCGTTGTCCCATACCTGTGCGGTCGCGCGAATCCGTCGGGAGGTCGACGCAATCGTGTCGTTTCTCGATGGTGAGGGGATCAGGACGCAACGTATAGAGGCCAACGGAAGCGACCACGGGAACCCGGAAGCCGTCAGGGTGGCCACGATGCATCGCGTCAAGGGCCTTGAGTTCGATCGGGTCATACTCGCGAGCATCAACGATGGGGTCGTACCGCTTCAGGCGGTGACCAGTGACAGGGGGGACCCAGTCGAGGCCCGACAGGCCGATCTGGAAGAGCGATCCCTGCTGTATGTTTCCGTGACCCGGGCAAAGAAGGAAGCGTACGTCTTGAGTTACGGCACGAAGAGTCCGTATCTCCAATCGCCAAGCTGA
- a CDS encoding AraC family transcriptional regulator codes for MTRQYRTVRKRESEIANAAGQRATTSRNRDQTARVDGTVRVSPLMSVPEILREFGGDPQTLFDKACLSRRAPPNREPYRQFFRAPIRFDSEQNAVVFRTHWLDHRLSSADPLLQHHLMSEANERHARRREDTVARLRR; via the coding sequence ATTACTCGACAATATCGGACAGTTCGCAAAAGGGAATCGGAGATTGCCAATGCTGCGGGACAAAGAGCCACAACATCGAGGAACCGGGATCAAACTGCCCGGGTCGACGGAACCGTTCGCGTCAGCCCCCTGATGAGCGTGCCGGAGATTCTACGGGAGTTCGGCGGTGACCCGCAAACACTCTTCGACAAGGCGTGCCTCTCGAGGCGAGCGCCGCCGAACCGGGAGCCATATCGTCAGTTTTTCCGAGCGCCTATTCGGTTCGACTCGGAGCAGAACGCCGTGGTGTTCCGAACCCACTGGCTGGACCATCGGCTGAGCAGTGCGGATCCACTGCTTCAGCACCATCTCATGTCGGAAGCGAACGAACGCCACGCCCGCCGTAGGGAGGACACCGTCGCAAGACTGCGCCGGTAA
- a CDS encoding copper-binding protein gives MYRVIVLLSALLIGSITPFSGALAAEDEEAAAADAAVTIATVESIDQTTRAVTLRFPDESTTTFVAGDEVRNLAQVKKGDVVIIGYFDGLAIALEPKGAGVRERTEGVAVTRAEPGEEPGATVTETLELVATVQAVDEKSRTVTLKGPERTAIFKVSDDIDLSEISVGDEVVATYLQYFAVSVEPAPKVSGEVKLESKAVALGIGYEWGHGTLTMYDGSVHEFKVNGLSVLDIGVSDIKASGQVYKLTDPKDFGGTYVAGAAGAALVKGGSVMTLKNSKGVVMQLKSGQKGVRLTLAAEGIKIKLKE, from the coding sequence ATGTATCGCGTAATAGTACTGCTGAGTGCCTTGTTGATCGGGTCCATAACGCCGTTTTCGGGGGCCCTGGCTGCTGAGGACGAGGAAGCCGCAGCCGCGGACGCGGCGGTCACCATCGCCACGGTGGAGAGCATCGACCAAACAACCCGCGCGGTCACGCTGCGGTTTCCGGACGAGAGCACGACGACCTTCGTCGCGGGCGACGAGGTGCGCAACCTCGCACAGGTGAAGAAGGGCGATGTCGTGATCATCGGGTACTTCGATGGCCTGGCGATCGCCCTCGAGCCGAAGGGTGCCGGCGTGCGGGAGCGAACCGAGGGGGTGGCGGTGACCCGCGCCGAGCCGGGTGAGGAACCGGGCGCGACGGTGACCGAGACCCTCGAACTGGTGGCCACCGTGCAGGCCGTTGACGAGAAGTCGCGCACAGTGACCCTGAAAGGGCCCGAGCGGACTGCCATCTTCAAGGTGTCAGACGATATCGACCTGAGCGAGATCAGCGTCGGTGATGAGGTGGTCGCGACCTACCTTCAATACTTCGCGGTTTCCGTGGAGCCCGCGCCCAAGGTCTCCGGCGAGGTGAAACTCGAGAGCAAGGCGGTGGCTCTGGGTATCGGCTACGAGTGGGGTCATGGAACACTGACCATGTATGACGGTTCGGTGCATGAGTTCAAGGTCAACGGGCTGTCCGTGCTCGATATCGGCGTCTCCGACATCAAGGCCTCGGGGCAGGTGTACAAGCTCACCGACCCGAAGGACTTCGGCGGCACCTACGTCGCCGGAGCAGCGGGTGCGGCCCTCGTCAAGGGCGGCTCTGTCATGACCCTGAAGAACTCCAAGGGCGTGGTGATGCAGCTCAAATCCGGGCAGAAAGGGGTCCGCCTGACCCTCGCTGCCGAGGGCATCAAGATCAAGCTGAAGGAGTGA
- a CDS encoding AraC family transcriptional regulator has translation MARKLAYRCSPVHDNGVVPDGTIRVSPLMNLPEILREFDCDPQDVFAKSGFTLEQFKEPDTEISYAAGSKLLANCVAVTGVQHLGLLIGERANMSTLGIAGFIARSAPNVGAGLRDLVHNLDLHDQGGSPTLEKRGSVTLLGYCVHQPGAEALDLIYDIALAQACNILRDLAGANLNLSEVMLSRRAPHDLAPYRRFFRAPLRFDSEQNAVVFPTCWLDHPLTSADPLLHDHLVKEANELHNHRPEDTIEILRRLLRKSLPSRKIAVNHIASQLSLHERTLLRRLHESGTTYRRELETVRYEVARQMLAESRTTLPKIAKALGYTDVSTFIRAFKRWSGTTPAQWRET, from the coding sequence GTGGCGCGCAAGCTGGCGTATAGGTGTTCACCTGTGCATGACAATGGAGTTGTCCCGGATGGAACCATCCGCGTCAGCCCGCTGATGAACCTGCCTGAAATTCTGCGCGAATTCGATTGTGATCCACAGGACGTCTTCGCAAAGTCGGGGTTCACTCTGGAGCAGTTCAAGGAACCGGATACTGAAATTTCCTATGCCGCTGGCAGCAAGCTGCTGGCAAACTGCGTAGCGGTAACCGGAGTCCAGCACCTGGGGTTACTCATCGGTGAGCGCGCAAACATGTCTACCCTAGGTATCGCGGGTTTCATCGCGCGGTCCGCCCCCAATGTCGGCGCCGGGCTTCGTGATCTCGTGCACAACCTGGACCTGCACGATCAGGGCGGCTCGCCGACACTGGAAAAGCGTGGCAGCGTTACCTTACTGGGCTACTGCGTCCATCAGCCTGGAGCGGAGGCGCTCGACCTGATCTACGACATCGCTTTAGCTCAGGCTTGTAATATCCTGCGCGATCTTGCCGGAGCGAACCTGAACCTCTCCGAGGTGATGCTTTCGCGGCGAGCGCCGCACGATCTTGCACCCTACAGGCGGTTCTTCCGGGCGCCACTTCGATTCGACTCGGAGCAGAACGCCGTGGTGTTCCCGACCTGTTGGCTGGACCATCCGCTAACCAGTGCGGATCCGCTGCTTCACGACCATCTCGTAAAGGAGGCCAACGAGCTTCACAATCACCGACCCGAGGACACGATCGAAATATTGCGCCGGTTGCTGCGCAAGTCATTGCCAAGTCGGAAAATCGCGGTGAACCACATCGCCAGCCAGCTCTCCCTCCATGAGCGTACCTTGCTTCGGCGACTACATGAATCGGGCACGACCTACCGCCGCGAACTCGAAACCGTGCGCTACGAAGTCGCGCGGCAGATGCTTGCCGAGAGCCGGACGACTCTGCCAAAAATCGCGAAGGCACTCGGCTATACCGATGTCAGTACGTTCATCCGCGCCTTCAAACGTTGGTCGGGGACGACGCCGGCGCAGTGGCGCGAAACTTGA
- a CDS encoding copper-binding protein gives MKRLIPLLSSFLIASFVPFAGALADEKEAAAADAAVTIATVESIDQATRAVTLRFPDGTTSTFVAGDEVRNLAQVNKGDVVIIGYFDGLAIALEPRGAGAPERTEGVAVTRAEPGEKPAATVTDTLDLVATVQGVDEKSRTVTLKGPERTATFKVSDDIDLSKVNVGDEVVVTYVQYLAVSVEPAPKVSGEVKLESKAVALGVGYEWGHGTLTMYDGSVHEFKVKGLSLLDVGFSDIKASGQVYKLTDPKDFAGTYAAGAAGAALVKGGSVMTLKNTKGVVMQLKSEQKGARLTLAAEGIKIKLVE, from the coding sequence ATGAAGCGCCTGATACCGTTGTTGAGTTCCTTCCTGATAGCAAGCTTTGTGCCGTTCGCAGGGGCCCTGGCCGACGAAAAAGAAGCGGCGGCCGCGGATGCGGCGGTCACCATCGCCACGGTGGAAAGCATCGACCAAGCAACCCGTGCGGTCACGTTGCGGTTTCCGGACGGCACCACGTCGACATTCGTCGCGGGCGACGAGGTGCGTAACCTCGCACAGGTAAACAAGGGCGATGTCGTGATCATCGGGTACTTCGATGGCCTGGCGATCGCCCTCGAGCCGAGGGGCGCGGGAGCCCCGGAGCGAACCGAGGGGGTGGCCGTGACCCGCGCCGAGCCGGGTGAGAAACCGGCCGCGACGGTGACCGATACCCTCGATCTGGTGGCCACCGTGCAGGGTGTTGACGAGAAGTCGCGCACAGTAACCCTGAAAGGGCCCGAGCGGACTGCCACCTTCAAGGTGTCCGATGACATCGATCTGAGCAAAGTCAACGTCGGCGACGAGGTGGTCGTGACCTACGTTCAATACCTCGCGGTGTCCGTGGAGCCCGCGCCCAAGGTCTCCGGCGAGGTGAAGCTCGAGAGTAAGGCGGTGGCCCTCGGTGTCGGCTACGAGTGGGGCCATGGCACACTGACCATGTATGACGGTTCGGTGCATGAGTTCAAGGTCAAGGGTCTTTCCCTGCTCGACGTCGGTTTCTCCGACATCAAGGCCTCGGGGCAGGTGTACAAGCTCACCGACCCGAAGGACTTCGCGGGGACCTACGCCGCCGGGGCCGCGGGTGCGGCGCTCGTCAAGGGTGGCTCCGTCATGACCCTGAAGAATACCAAGGGCGTGGTGATGCAGCTCAAGTCCGAGCAGAAAGGGGCTCGTCTGACGCTTGCCGCCGAAGGCATCAAGATCAAGCTCGTGGAGTGA